The Streptomyces sp. Alt3 genome has a segment encoding these proteins:
- a CDS encoding DUF2752 domain-containing protein — translation MDASASSSPSPGPAAPGPVPEAAPGPPRAPAPASRLRRLAIPAGVLAAVVGAFGYVAAVDPNEPGHYPVCPMLRFTGVFCPGCGGLRSAHAFAHGDLTAALGANALAVAGYVVFAAVWMLWAVRASRGRPLRIGLAPGYWWGIGAVLLVFSVVRNLPFGSALAP, via the coding sequence GTGGACGCATCGGCCTCATCCTCGCCCTCTCCCGGACCCGCCGCCCCCGGCCCGGTCCCCGAAGCCGCCCCCGGCCCTCCGCGGGCCCCCGCCCCGGCCTCCCGGCTCCGCCGGCTCGCCATCCCCGCCGGGGTCCTGGCCGCCGTCGTGGGCGCCTTCGGCTACGTCGCCGCGGTCGACCCCAACGAGCCCGGGCACTACCCCGTCTGCCCCATGCTCCGCTTCACCGGCGTGTTCTGCCCCGGATGCGGCGGGCTCCGCAGCGCCCACGCCTTCGCCCACGGAGACCTCACCGCCGCCCTCGGGGCCAACGCCCTCGCCGTGGCCGGCTACGTGGTCTTCGCCGCGGTCTGGATGCTCTGGGCGGTCCGCGCGAGCAGGGGCCGCCCCCTGCGCATCGGTCTCGCCCCCGGATACTGGTGGGGCATCGGCGCCGTGCTGCTGGTGTTCTCCGTGGTCAGGAACCTGCCCTTCGGCTCGGCGCTGGCGCCCTGA
- the trpC gene encoding indole-3-glycerol phosphate synthase TrpC, with protein MSVLDEIIDGVRADLAERQARVSLDELKERAARAPQAKDGVAALRGEGVTVICEVKRSSPSKGALAAIADPAALAADYEAGGASVISVLTEERRFGGSLADLEAVRAKVDIPILRKDFIVTSYQLWEARAYGADLALLIVAALDQEALVSLIERAESIGLTPIVEAHDEEEAERAVDAGAKIIGVNARNLKDLKVDRSTFERVAPEIPDHIVKVAESGVRGPHDLIAYANAGADAVLVGESLVTGRDPRAAVADLVAAGAHPALRHGRG; from the coding sequence GTGAGTGTGCTCGACGAGATCATCGACGGCGTTCGCGCCGACCTCGCGGAGCGGCAGGCGCGCGTCAGCCTCGACGAGCTCAAGGAACGCGCCGCGCGCGCTCCCCAGGCCAAGGACGGAGTCGCCGCCCTGCGCGGCGAGGGTGTGACCGTCATCTGCGAGGTCAAGCGCTCCAGCCCCTCCAAGGGAGCCCTGGCCGCCATCGCCGACCCGGCCGCGCTCGCCGCGGACTACGAGGCCGGCGGGGCGTCCGTCATCTCGGTCCTCACCGAGGAGCGCCGCTTCGGCGGTTCGCTCGCCGACCTGGAAGCCGTCCGCGCCAAGGTCGACATCCCGATCCTGCGCAAGGACTTCATCGTCACCTCGTACCAGCTGTGGGAGGCACGCGCCTACGGCGCCGACCTCGCCCTGCTGATCGTCGCCGCCCTCGACCAGGAGGCACTGGTCTCCCTGATCGAGCGCGCCGAGTCCATCGGCCTGACGCCGATCGTCGAGGCGCACGACGAGGAGGAGGCGGAGCGCGCCGTGGACGCCGGGGCCAAGATCATCGGTGTCAACGCACGCAACCTCAAGGACCTCAAGGTCGACCGTTCCACCTTCGAACGCGTCGCCCCGGAGATCCCCGACCACATCGTCAAGGTCGCCGAGTCCGGCGTCCGCGGCCCGCACGACCTCATCGCCTACGCCAACGCCGGCGCGGACGCGGTGCTCGTCGGCGAGTCCCTGGTCACCGGCCGCGACCCCCGGGCAGCCGTCGCCGACCTGGTCGCCGCCGGTGCCCACCCCGCGCTCCGGCACGGACGGGGCTGA
- the trpB gene encoding tryptophan synthase subunit beta, with the protein MSSDFFIPDPEGLIPSAEGYFGAFGGKFIPEALVAAVDEVAVEYDKAKADPAFAAELNALMVDYTGRPSALTEVARFAEHAGGARVFLKREDLNHTGSHKINNVLGQALLTRRMGKTRIIAETGAGQHGVATATACALFGLECTIYMGEIDTERQALNVARMRMLGAEVVAVKSGSRTLKDAINEAFRDWVANVDRTHYLFGTVAGPHPFPAMVRDFHRVIGVEARRQILERAGRLPDAAVACVGGGSNAIGLFHAFIPDADVRLIGCEPAGHGVETGEHAATLTAGEPGILHGSRSYVLQDEEGQITEPYSISAGLDYPGIGPEHAYLKDVGRGEYRAVTDDAAMQALRLLSRTEGIIPAIESAHALAGALEVGRELGEDGLILINLSGRGDKDMDTAARYFGLYDGADAVVEADVADGEEEVTK; encoded by the coding sequence ATGTCGTCCGACTTCTTCATCCCGGACCCCGAGGGTCTGATCCCCAGCGCCGAGGGCTATTTCGGCGCGTTCGGTGGCAAGTTCATCCCGGAGGCGCTGGTCGCCGCCGTGGACGAGGTCGCCGTCGAGTACGACAAGGCCAAGGCGGACCCGGCCTTCGCCGCCGAGCTCAACGCGCTCATGGTTGACTACACCGGCCGGCCCAGCGCGCTGACCGAGGTCGCCCGCTTCGCCGAGCACGCCGGGGGCGCCCGCGTCTTCCTCAAGCGCGAGGACCTCAACCACACCGGCTCGCACAAGATCAACAACGTGCTCGGCCAGGCCCTGCTCACCAGGCGGATGGGCAAGACCCGCATCATCGCCGAGACCGGTGCCGGCCAGCACGGCGTCGCCACCGCGACCGCCTGCGCCCTCTTCGGGCTCGAATGCACCATCTACATGGGCGAGATCGACACCGAGCGGCAGGCGCTGAACGTGGCGCGGATGCGGATGCTCGGCGCCGAGGTCGTCGCGGTGAAGTCCGGCTCCCGGACCCTCAAGGACGCCATCAACGAGGCGTTCCGCGACTGGGTCGCCAACGTGGACCGCACCCACTACCTCTTCGGCACGGTCGCCGGACCGCACCCCTTCCCCGCGATGGTCCGCGACTTCCACCGGGTGATCGGCGTCGAGGCCCGCCGCCAGATCCTGGAGCGCGCGGGCCGGCTGCCGGACGCCGCGGTCGCCTGCGTGGGAGGCGGCTCCAACGCCATCGGCCTCTTCCACGCCTTCATCCCGGACGCGGACGTCCGGCTGATCGGCTGCGAACCCGCCGGACACGGTGTGGAGACCGGAGAGCACGCGGCGACCCTGACCGCGGGCGAGCCCGGGATCCTGCACGGCTCACGCTCCTACGTCCTCCAGGACGAGGAGGGCCAGATCACCGAGCCGTACTCCATCTCCGCCGGACTCGACTACCCGGGCATCGGCCCGGAGCACGCCTACCTCAAGGACGTCGGCCGGGGCGAGTACCGCGCGGTCACCGACGACGCCGCCATGCAGGCACTTCGCCTCCTCTCCCGCACCGAGGGCATCATCCCGGCCATCGAGAGCGCGCACGCGCTGGCCGGAGCCCTGGAGGTCGGACGCGAGCTCGGAGAGGACGGTCTGATCCTGATCAACCTGTCCGGCCGCGGTGACAAGGACATGGACACGGCAGCCCGGTACTTCGGCCTGTACGACGGCGCCGACGCGGTCGTCGAGGCCGACGTGGCCGACGGAGAGGAAGAGGTCACCAAGTGA
- the trpA gene encoding tryptophan synthase subunit alpha, whose protein sequence is MSGNRELLEATLAKAASEDRAALIAYLPGGFPTVDGGIAAVKAAVAGGADVIEVGLPHSDPVLDGPVIQTADDIALRGGVKIADIMRTVREAHAATGAPILVMTYWNPIDRYGVERFTAELAEAGGAGCILPDLPVQESALWREHAEKHGLATVFVVAPSSKDARLATITAAGSGFVYAASLMGVTGTRESVGQQAQDLVRRTRATTDLPVCVGIGVSTAEHARQVAGFADGVIVGSAFVKRMLDAPDEAAGLAAVRALAGELAEGVRKR, encoded by the coding sequence GTGAGCGGCAACCGAGAGCTTCTCGAAGCGACGCTCGCCAAGGCGGCGTCCGAGGACCGGGCGGCGCTCATCGCCTACCTGCCCGGCGGATTCCCGACCGTCGACGGCGGCATCGCGGCGGTCAAGGCGGCCGTCGCGGGCGGCGCGGACGTCATCGAGGTCGGCCTTCCGCACAGCGACCCGGTGCTCGACGGGCCGGTCATCCAGACCGCCGACGACATCGCGCTGCGCGGCGGGGTCAAGATCGCCGACATCATGCGCACCGTCCGCGAGGCGCACGCGGCGACGGGCGCGCCGATCCTCGTCATGACGTACTGGAACCCGATCGACCGGTACGGCGTGGAGCGCTTCACCGCCGAGCTCGCCGAGGCCGGCGGCGCCGGGTGCATCCTGCCCGACCTGCCCGTCCAGGAGTCGGCCCTGTGGAGGGAACACGCGGAGAAGCACGGTCTCGCCACCGTCTTCGTCGTCGCCCCGAGCAGCAAGGACGCCCGCCTCGCCACCATCACGGCCGCCGGCTCCGGCTTCGTCTACGCCGCCTCGCTGATGGGCGTCACCGGCACCCGCGAATCGGTCGGCCAGCAGGCGCAGGACCTTGTGCGGCGCACCCGCGCCACCACCGACCTGCCCGTCTGCGTAGGCATCGGAGTCTCCACCGCCGAGCACGCCCGGCAGGTCGCGGGCTTCGCCGACGGCGTGATCGTCGGCTCTGCCTTCGTCAAGCGGATGCTGGACGCCCCCGACGAGGCGGCCGGGCTCGCCGCCGTCCGCGCGCTGGCGGGCGAACTGGCCGAAGGCGTTCGAAAGCGCTGA
- a CDS encoding DsbA family protein — protein MSEKNQDRSRAARDRLTQQREQDRARERRRRTLIVSTAVVGVLALAAVIGVIAANAGKGDKDKEAGPAVTPSGAMGEDGLALQVGADDAPSTLTIWEDFRCPVCAQFENAFRDTITELADSGQLKVEYHLATIIDGNLGGSGSLRAANAAACAQDVGKFAPYHDILYRNQPAETDDAFGDNGKLIDLAGKVDGLDTPAFRSCVEDGTHDSWVEKSNKAFTEGGFEGTPTALLNGDSIFPKKGNEQISEANLKKWVAEANKGKKPGTVGATPSSS, from the coding sequence GTGAGTGAGAAGAACCAAGACCGAAGCAGAGCCGCGCGCGACCGGCTCACCCAGCAGCGTGAACAGGACCGGGCGCGGGAGCGCCGCCGCCGCACGCTGATCGTCTCGACGGCCGTGGTGGGGGTGCTGGCGCTGGCCGCCGTGATCGGCGTGATCGCCGCCAACGCCGGGAAGGGCGACAAGGACAAGGAGGCCGGACCGGCCGTCACCCCGTCCGGGGCGATGGGGGAGGACGGACTCGCCCTCCAGGTCGGTGCCGACGACGCGCCGTCCACGCTCACGATCTGGGAGGACTTCCGCTGCCCGGTCTGCGCCCAGTTCGAGAACGCCTTCCGGGACACGATCACGGAGCTCGCCGACAGCGGGCAGCTCAAGGTGGAGTACCACCTGGCCACCATCATCGACGGCAACCTCGGCGGCAGCGGATCGCTGCGCGCGGCCAACGCGGCCGCCTGCGCCCAGGACGTCGGGAAGTTCGCCCCGTACCACGACATCCTGTACCGCAACCAGCCCGCGGAGACCGACGACGCCTTCGGCGACAACGGCAAGCTGATCGACCTGGCCGGCAAGGTGGACGGCCTGGACACCCCCGCCTTCCGCAGCTGCGTGGAGGACGGCACGCACGACAGCTGGGTCGAGAAGTCCAACAAGGCGTTCACCGAGGGCGGGTTCGAGGGCACACCGACCGCGCTGCTCAACGGCGACTCGATCTTCCCGAAGAAGGGGAACGAGCAGATCTCCGAGGCCAATCTCAAGAAGTGGGTCGCAGAGGCCAACAAGGGCAAGAAGCCGGGCACCGTGGGCGCCACGCCGTCGTCGTCATGA
- the lgt gene encoding prolipoprotein diacylglyceryl transferase has translation MNLAFIPSPSTGVIELGPIPLRGYAFCIIIGVFVAVWFGNKRWVARGGKAGTVADIAVWAVPFGLVGGRLYHVITDYQLYFSDGEDWVDAFKIWEGGLGIWGAIALGAVGAWIGCRRRGIPLPAWADALAPGIAFAQAIGRWGNWFNQELYGKPTDLPWALKISEGTNRVAGTYHPTFLYESLWCVGVALLVIWADRRFKLGHGRAFALYVAAYCAGRGWIEYMRVDEAHHVLGLRLNVWTAIIVFVLAVTYIVISAKVRPGREEIVEPAAVDPAEDGGDTATDASAKDEADAQAKTDEADAPAKTGGDTDAPEKDPVAEEQTPEADGTPQKADKS, from the coding sequence ATGAACCTTGCCTTCATTCCCAGCCCGTCGACCGGCGTGATCGAGCTCGGCCCGATCCCGCTCCGCGGCTACGCGTTCTGCATCATCATCGGTGTCTTCGTCGCCGTCTGGTTCGGCAACAAGCGCTGGGTCGCCAGGGGCGGCAAAGCCGGCACCGTCGCCGACATCGCCGTCTGGGCCGTGCCCTTCGGCCTGGTCGGCGGCAGGCTCTACCACGTCATCACCGACTACCAGCTGTACTTCAGCGACGGTGAGGACTGGGTGGACGCCTTCAAGATCTGGGAAGGCGGCCTCGGAATCTGGGGCGCGATCGCGCTCGGCGCGGTCGGCGCCTGGATCGGCTGCCGCCGGCGAGGCATCCCGCTCCCCGCCTGGGCGGACGCCCTGGCACCCGGAATCGCCTTCGCCCAGGCGATCGGCCGCTGGGGCAACTGGTTCAACCAGGAGCTGTACGGCAAGCCGACCGACCTCCCCTGGGCCCTGAAGATCAGCGAGGGCACGAACCGGGTCGCGGGCACCTACCACCCGACCTTCCTGTACGAGTCCCTGTGGTGCGTCGGAGTCGCCCTCCTGGTGATCTGGGCGGACCGCCGCTTCAAGCTCGGACACGGCCGCGCCTTCGCCCTGTACGTCGCCGCGTACTGCGCGGGCCGCGGGTGGATCGAGTACATGCGCGTCGACGAGGCGCACCACGTCCTGGGCCTCCGGCTCAACGTGTGGACCGCGATCATCGTCTTCGTGCTCGCCGTGACGTACATCGTGATCTCCGCGAAGGTGCGCCCCGGCCGCGAGGAGATCGTCGAGCCCGCCGCGGTGGACCCGGCCGAGGACGGCGGGGACACCGCCACGGACGCCTCGGCGAAGGACGAGGCCGACGCGCAGGCGAAGACCGACGAGGCCGACGCCCCGGCGAAGACCGGCGGGGACACCGACGCCCCGGAAAAGGACCCCGTCGCCGAGGAGCAGACCCCGGAGGCCGACGGGACCCCGCAGAAGGCCGACAAGAGCTGA